A single genomic interval of Nostoc commune NIES-4072 harbors:
- a CDS encoding two-component system response regulator, translating into MNYEHLDPNKKDILIVDDMADNLRVLSSILTREGYSVRKALNWQMALTATQTVLPDLILLDIMMPEVDGYEICQTLKAWELTADIPVIFISALDDVFDKVKAFKVGGVDYITKPFEFQEVLVRVQNQLALRSARLEILKLNVELEDRVKQRTGELEKTLQKLQEEINSRQKLQSQLLDIALHDSLTGLPNRVLFIRRLKNALNRAKEESSYQFALLFLDCDRFKVINDSLGHLVGDELLIAIAYRLQACLIPTHTLARLGGDEFGILLENIIDINMAIQVAEQILQQLSLAFKLSRYEVFMNASIGISWGNKDYDRPEYLLRDADTAMYRAKAQGRAKYHVFNPAMHQEAIQLLELENDLRRAVERQEFLVYYQPIISLVTGRISGFEALVRWQHPIRGLVSPIEFIPVAEETGLINAINTWVLQSACHQLSIWQHYPVTPEPLTMSVNLSARLFLQPNLVEQIDRIISENKINPAYLELEITESVIMENTNAIEIILQQLKQRQIKLIMDDFGTGYSSLSYLHSFPFNALKIDKSFVKRMQENKENMGLVPAMIGIANSMGMSAIAEGVETQEQLIQLRSLNCNFAQGYLFSKPIEQQLVIKLLALSPQW; encoded by the coding sequence ATGAATTACGAGCATTTAGACCCTAATAAAAAAGATATTTTGATCGTTGACGATATGGCGGATAACCTCCGGGTTTTATCCTCTATATTGACAAGGGAAGGGTATAGCGTTCGTAAAGCCTTGAATTGGCAAATGGCACTGACAGCAACTCAAACAGTATTACCGGATTTGATTCTACTTGATATTATGATGCCAGAAGTAGATGGCTATGAAATTTGTCAAACCTTAAAAGCTTGGGAGCTAACAGCCGATATTCCGGTGATTTTTATTAGCGCTTTAGATGATGTTTTTGACAAAGTGAAAGCTTTTAAAGTAGGTGGTGTAGACTACATCACCAAACCTTTTGAGTTCCAAGAAGTTTTAGTACGCGTGCAAAATCAACTGGCATTGAGGTCAGCGCGATTAGAAATATTGAAGCTAAATGTTGAATTGGAAGATCGAGTAAAACAGCGAACTGGGGAGCTAGAAAAAACTCTCCAAAAACTCCAAGAAGAAATTAATTCCCGCCAGAAATTGCAAAGTCAACTGCTAGACATAGCGCTGCATGATTCCCTAACTGGATTACCAAACCGAGTTTTGTTTATTAGGCGACTAAAAAATGCTTTAAATCGAGCCAAGGAAGAATCTAGTTACCAGTTTGCACTGCTTTTTTTGGACTGCGATCGCTTCAAGGTGATCAATGATTCCCTTGGACATCTGGTAGGAGATGAATTGCTAATAGCGATCGCTTACCGCCTGCAAGCATGTCTCATACCTACTCATACTCTAGCACGATTGGGCGGTGACGAATTTGGAATTCTCCTAGAAAATATTATAGATATCAATATGGCAATTCAAGTTGCCGAACAGATTTTGCAACAGTTATCACTCGCTTTTAAGCTGTCCAGATATGAAGTATTTATGAATGCCAGTATTGGGATTAGTTGGGGTAATAAAGATTATGATCGCCCAGAGTATTTGCTACGGGATGCTGATACAGCAATGTATCGAGCCAAGGCTCAAGGAAGAGCCAAATATCACGTTTTCAATCCAGCAATGCATCAAGAAGCTATTCAGCTTTTAGAGTTAGAAAATGATCTGCGAAGGGCTGTTGAAAGACAAGAATTCCTCGTTTACTATCAGCCAATTATTTCCTTAGTTACAGGCAGAATTTCTGGATTTGAAGCCTTGGTACGCTGGCAACATCCGATTCGCGGTTTGGTTTCTCCTATAGAGTTTATTCCTGTGGCAGAAGAAACAGGTTTGATTAATGCCATAAATACTTGGGTATTACAGTCAGCTTGTCATCAACTGAGCATCTGGCAACATTATCCAGTCACACCAGAACCTCTAACTATGAGTGTCAATTTGAGCGCACGGTTATTTTTACAGCCTAATTTAGTAGAACAAATTGACCGAATAATTTCTGAAAATAAAATAAATCCTGCATACTTAGAATTAGAAATTACAGAAAGTGTAATTATGGAAAATACTAATGCAATTGAAATAATTCTTCAACAACTAAAGCAGCGCCAAATCAAGTTGATTATGGATGATTTTGGTACAGGATATTCTTCTTTGAGTTACCTACACAGCTTTCCTTTTAATGCACTAAAAATTGATAAATCTTTCGTTAAACGTATGCAAGAAAATAAAGAGAACATGGGACTAGTACCAGCAATGATTGGCATTGCCAACTCAATGGGAATGAGTGCGATCGCTGAAGGTGTCGAAACCCAAGAACAACTAATCCAATTGAGAAGTTTAAACTGTAATTTTGCTCAAGGATATCTATTTTCTAAACCCATAGAACAACAATTGGTTATTAAGTTACTTGCTTTATCACCTCAATGGTAG
- a CDS encoding hybrid sensor histidine kinase/response regulator: protein MPLNQINYHKKNILVVDDTPDNLRLLSAMLTTQGFEVRKALNGKMALTACQMVLPDVILLDINMPDMDGYQVCQKLKADEKTCEVPVIFISALDDVVDKVKAFGVGGVDYIAKPFHGAEVVSRIENQINLRLLQVKLQEKNFLLQQALDNLKASQVQQIQNEKMVALGQLVAGLAHEINNPISFIYGNLQYAGQYVKDLVNLIEAYQQEYPKATPKIQQIAKDIDLNFIIKDLQNLIGAMYRGSDRIQEIVLALQRFSRHDEAEMKQVNIHEDIENTLVMLQHRLRETADRPAIIIVKDYGNLPLVTCYASELNQVFMHLLNNAIDAIEEGVGSREWGMGNLSLEEGVRSGEWGMGNLSFNPYSLLPTPQIRIHTEVTELNMVKIAIADNGPGIEESLRSRLFDPFFTTKPVGKGSGLGLSISYQIIVQKHQGNITCTSSVGQGAEFVIEIPIKQQEH from the coding sequence ATGCCTTTAAATCAAATTAATTATCATAAAAAAAATATTTTAGTAGTCGATGATACCCCAGATAATTTGCGGCTTTTATCAGCGATGTTGACTACACAAGGTTTTGAAGTTCGCAAAGCCTTAAACGGTAAAATGGCGCTGACTGCCTGCCAAATGGTTTTGCCAGATGTGATTTTACTGGATATCAATATGCCCGATATGGATGGCTATCAAGTATGTCAAAAGCTGAAAGCTGATGAGAAAACTTGTGAAGTGCCAGTAATTTTTATTAGCGCCTTAGATGATGTTGTAGATAAAGTAAAAGCCTTTGGTGTTGGTGGTGTAGATTATATTGCAAAACCTTTTCATGGGGCAGAGGTTGTGTCACGAATTGAAAATCAGATTAATTTACGTTTGCTTCAAGTTAAACTACAAGAAAAAAACTTTTTACTTCAACAGGCTCTTGACAACTTGAAAGCCTCTCAAGTTCAACAGATTCAGAACGAAAAGATGGTAGCGCTGGGACAGTTAGTGGCTGGGCTTGCTCATGAAATTAATAACCCTATCAGCTTTATTTATGGGAATCTCCAATATGCTGGTCAATATGTAAAAGACTTAGTGAATCTGATTGAGGCTTATCAACAGGAATATCCCAAAGCTACACCAAAAATTCAGCAAATAGCCAAAGATATAGACCTGAATTTTATTATTAAGGATCTGCAAAACCTGATAGGTGCAATGTATAGAGGATCTGATCGCATTCAGGAAATTGTACTAGCACTACAACGCTTTTCTCGGCATGATGAAGCAGAGATGAAGCAGGTCAATATCCACGAAGACATCGAAAACACTTTGGTGATGTTACAACATAGACTCAGGGAAACAGCAGATCGTCCCGCAATTATTATAGTGAAAGATTATGGTAACTTGCCCTTAGTCACTTGTTATGCGAGTGAATTAAACCAAGTATTTATGCATCTGTTGAATAATGCTATTGATGCAATAGAAGAGGGAGTGGGGAGTAGAGAGTGGGGAATGGGGAATCTATCTTTAGAAGAGGGAGTGAGGAGTGGGGAGTGGGGAATGGGGAATCTATCTTTTAATCCTTACTCTCTACTTCCTACTCCCCAAATTAGGATTCACACAGAGGTGACTGAGTTAAATATGGTCAAAATTGCGATCGCAGATAATGGCCCTGGTATTGAAGAGTCGTTGCGATCGCGTTTATTTGATCCATTTTTTACCACAAAACCTGTGGGCAAAGGTAGTGGGCTAGGATTATCTATTAGTTATCAGATTATTGTCCAAAAACACCAAGGAAATATTACCTGCACTTCTTCTGTTGGGCAAGGAGCAGAATTTGTGATCGAAATTCCCATCAAGCAACAAGAGCATTAG
- a CDS encoding hybrid sensor histidine kinase/response regulator, protein MKTIGIPSNLDAKETVRILIVEDEYILAMNLQESLESLGYIVLDIADSAEGAIVKATELRPNLILMDIRLRGEMDGIQAAEQIWHNLQIPAIYVTGHSDRSTVERATLTSPFGYILKPIKEQELYVAIQTALNRYDREQFLSSILRGMGDGVIVVDLQLSIKYLNQVAEALTGWRWDEAKGRMLTEVFKLVDEQTQIPTQNPIITALQQETTIYLGNHILLVARDGTTIPVADSATPLRNNSGVITGGVLVFRDDTQRRLTEERNLADERAQQLKIQVAELQRLNQLKEDFLATTSHEMRTPLSNIKMTISALENILDRQGILNSNALSSSESVAHYLTILREQCEQELDLVDNLLYMRMIDADVYPLELTSIKLQTWLPHVAEYFGERAGVRQQTFQVSIPPNLPPLVTDLASLTEIVSELLNNACKFTPPDGQIMVNVRIIDTTKSLINEDAKSGVLDNLQSYFQITISNSGVIIPKKEQFRIFEPFYRIPQSDRWQHGGTGLGLSLVKKLVEYLQGTIEVTSSQGWTTFTVQLPLTMSK, encoded by the coding sequence ATGAAAACAATTGGCATCCCATCAAACCTAGATGCAAAGGAGACAGTTAGAATCCTTATTGTTGAAGATGAATATATTCTTGCGATGAATTTGCAAGAAAGTTTAGAGTCTTTGGGATACATTGTTTTAGATATAGCGGATTCAGCAGAAGGGGCAATTGTAAAAGCAACCGAATTACGCCCAAACCTGATTTTAATGGATATCAGATTACGGGGTGAAATGGACGGTATCCAGGCAGCAGAGCAAATCTGGCATAATTTGCAAATTCCTGCTATCTATGTTACGGGGCATTCTGATAGAAGTACTGTAGAGCGGGCAACGCTGACATCCCCCTTTGGATATATTCTTAAACCAATCAAGGAGCAAGAACTCTACGTTGCCATTCAAACAGCACTAAATCGTTACGATCGCGAGCAATTTTTAAGTTCTATCCTTCGAGGAATGGGGGACGGAGTGATTGTAGTCGATCTTCAGTTAAGCATCAAGTATCTAAATCAGGTCGCTGAAGCATTGACAGGGTGGCGATGGGATGAAGCCAAAGGACGAATGTTAACCGAAGTGTTCAAGCTTGTTGATGAACAAACTCAGATCCCCACCCAGAATCCAATTATCACAGCCCTGCAACAAGAAACTACTATCTATCTAGGCAATCACATCTTACTAGTTGCTAGAGACGGCACAACCATACCAGTAGCTGATAGCGCTACTCCCCTGAGAAATAATAGTGGTGTAATTACAGGAGGCGTATTAGTTTTCCGGGACGACACGCAACGACGGCTAACTGAAGAACGCAATCTCGCAGATGAGCGTGCCCAACAATTAAAAATTCAAGTAGCAGAACTCCAACGGCTGAACCAGTTGAAAGAGGATTTTCTTGCAACCACTTCTCATGAAATGCGAACGCCCTTGTCAAACATCAAAATGACCATTTCCGCGCTAGAAAATATTCTTGATCGGCAGGGTATCTTAAATTCAAACGCACTTTCCTCATCTGAATCTGTAGCCCACTACTTAACTATCCTGCGTGAACAATGTGAACAAGAACTAGATTTAGTAGACAATTTGCTGTATATGCGAATGATTGATGCAGATGTCTATCCGTTGGAATTAACTTCAATTAAACTCCAAACTTGGCTGCCTCACGTTGCCGAATATTTTGGGGAACGGGCTGGGGTTAGGCAACAGACTTTCCAAGTTAGTATTCCTCCAAATTTACCACCTTTAGTTACAGACTTGGCTAGCCTGACCGAAATTGTCTCAGAGTTACTCAACAATGCTTGTAAATTTACTCCTCCTGATGGACAAATTATGGTGAATGTTCGGATAATCGACACCACAAAAAGTCTCATAAATGAGGATGCTAAATCTGGTGTATTAGATAATCTTCAATCCTATTTTCAAATCACAATTAGCAATTCTGGGGTGATAATCCCTAAAAAAGAACAATTTCGAATCTTTGAGCCGTTTTACCGGATTCCTCAAAGCGATCGCTGGCAACATGGCGGTACAGGATTAGGTTTATCATTAGTGAAGAAGTTAGTAGAATATCTCCAAGGTACAATTGAAGTTACCAGTTCTCAGGGCTGGACAACGTTCACAGTTCAACTGCCGTTAACTATGTCAAAATGA